From the Pseudomonadota bacterium genome, one window contains:
- a CDS encoding pentapeptide repeat-containing protein, whose amino-acid sequence MRHPQPPAPSPTPAASPTTTASPTPTPTPTPPLSPAPAGLGPGVTLTAKDLSNTNLRGIDFTGATFTSVTFAGSDLTGVSFRNARLTSCQLVSCNLTGVDLTGAVFDACQMPSLSLVGFGLVGFTSASFTACQLVSIDAHGLSFQGMHLQSCQLVSSDLRGCNFTGANCQGSQFVGSDCTSAIFDNANLRNTDFTLTIVDGATAVGADLTGAKGNLP is encoded by the coding sequence GTGAGACATCCGCAGCCTCCCGCGCCGTCCCCCACACCAGCCGCGTCGCCGACGACCACTGCGTCTCCCACGCCCACGCCCACGCCAACGCCGCCTCTGTCTCCCGCGCCAGCGGGGCTCGGCCCTGGCGTCACCCTGACGGCCAAGGACCTGTCGAACACGAATCTCAGGGGCATTGACTTCACGGGGGCGACCTTCACCAGCGTGACGTTTGCGGGCTCCGATCTCACGGGCGTCTCGTTCCGCAACGCGCGCCTCACGAGCTGCCAGCTCGTGTCGTGCAACCTCACGGGGGTCGATCTCACGGGAGCGGTCTTTGACGCCTGTCAGATGCCTTCGCTCAGCCTCGTCGGTTTCGGGCTCGTGGGCTTCACATCGGCTTCCTTCACGGCCTGCCAGCTCGTGTCGATCGACGCGCACGGCCTCTCCTTCCAGGGCATGCATCTCCAGAGCTGCCAGCTGGTGAGCTCGGATCTCCGCGGGTGCAACTTCACGGGCGCCAACTGCCAGGGATCGCAGTTCGTCGGCTCTGACTGCACCAGCGCCATCTTTGACAACGCGAACCTGCGCAACACCGACTTCACGCTGACCATCGTCGATGGCGCCACCGCCGTGGGCGCTGACCTTACGGGTGCCAAGGGCAATCTGCCCTGA